The nucleotide sequence AGAGTCCTGTAAATCATTGATAAAGCTGCGATTGTCGGCAATGAAAGTCTGCACTCGTTCTATGCGTTGTTCATTGATTGCAGTCTCATCATCTTGAGTTCCATCAGTTCTTTCTGTTTCAGCCTCGACGCAAGGCGTTACGTTTCTCGATGAGTTGATGATTGATGTTGAAGGTGTGGCAACGAAGGAGGAACTCACACCCATTTCATCTATGCTGTGACGGGTCATTCCAAGCAGGCGATTTATATATTGAATAACCAACGGATGCAATGTTTCGGCTGCAGGAGCTGTCGGAGGAGAAGGCATGGAACCCACTCCCGGATTGAAGCTTTTGTAGCTTACTGGCGGCAAACTGCGATAGGCGGTGGAGTTGGAATCTATTGATATCTGACGATGATCTTGTGACAAGGGTCGCTTTCCGTTTACCTTTTCTGGCTGCTTCTCAGCTTCCTCGCGGGGCGTGCTTTCTGTTGAGCCAAGGGGTACTTCCTTTTCATTTTCGATGGTTGCCGGTTTTGATTTGGCTTTCGATTTACCCCTCGGTACATATTGCTTTACAGTGCCGTCGCTCTTCACTTTGATAATAATCTCCAGTGGCCCGTCGTCCTTTGAGGATGGCTTTGCCTGATCTCCTTCACTGGACTTTTTACTTTTCGTTTCCTTATAAAACTTCCTTAGGCGCTGCTCGAGAATAGCCTCCTTTTGCTGCAGATCTGATTCTCGTTCGTTCAGCGTCTTGGTTCTCTCGGATAGAATATCCGCTCGCTCTTGACGTATATTATCGATCATCTCCTGGGCATTGTCACTTCTCGATCCGACTGCCTCACCCGCCTTCAGCTCCTCCAACAGCTGGATTCGGATCTTTTCGATGCGCTCAAGCAAACTTCGCAACCTCATTGACTTCAGAGAGTTGGACTGCTCGGCCTTAAGGTCGGACCTCAGTTGCTTGCTTTGATCATCAACATAGTCGAGAAGGATGGAGCAGCAGCTCTCTGTGCTGCCCAGGTTATCCCGACCCATTTGAACAGGAGGTTCGCCCACATTGAGTGCTGCTGGAGCGGTGGATTTGCTACGAGCCGAGTTTGAAGGAATTGGTTTGGTGCGCACTTCGGGGCAGGTGATTATAGCCGGTCGTAGCAGCATCTGTTCCATGGCCTCATTCATTTTCTGCTCTCGCCTGGCAGCCACATCCGCGAACCGATGACTTGGTATAATGTTGGCCTGGtggcatttaaatatacattaGAAAATTAAAGTACAGTTGTATTTGAATCACTCACATCGCTGGGCAAGAGCTGTGGCTGCTGTTGGGTTAGAGCATCCAGTTTCTCTGTCAATTCTGCACAATCCCGCCGCACTTGCTCGCGTTCCAAAGCCTTCTGACCACGATCGTTGCTGATTTTTCtatttaaagatatattttaattaaaaatatttcacatTATGCTACTTAAATCGAACTCTCACCTGAGTTTGTCAAGTTCTTGTTCCCGCAGTTCCCTCAGTTGATTTTCGATGCGAGCATGATCCATTGCAGTCAGTTGGCCTGCATCCTTCTCATTGCACTGAACAGTTTGCGTTGGTGCATCATAAGTCCGATGGTACTTATTGCCATGATCGTAAAACTGAACGCGTCCAGATTGAGTTGCCTTGGGATCCTGCCGCGTGGACATGACAAAAGTGGTTGTAGAGACGGTCGATTGGGTGGCAGTGCTCGGCGGAGCAGTCACAGCGGGAACATGTACAGGTGGCTGTTTTGGCATCATTTGCTGTGGTGCAAACATCGGATGAGGTTGTTGATATGGTGGTTGCATGGGAAATGGCATTGAATATGGCATTGCATATGGTTGCATAGGCTGTTGGGAATATGGGTGCATATATGGCTGAGGCTGCGGCACAGGATAACAATGGGTCATTGTTGGATTTGGCATGGGTGGCATGTTTTGCTCTGGAATGGGTTGTATGTTCCGTGAAGGCTCTGGTGCTGGCTCCTGAATGGCTGTCACTTTTGGCAGAGTTGCTGGGGTCTTAGCCTTCTGAGTCCTTTTAAGTCCCGCATCTATAACCTTGGCAGGAGCTagatttgattttaattctggtCGCTTGCGTgatgctgttgttgttttcttgGGCGATCCTTTGGCTGCTTTAATGGGTGATTTTCTGGGAGCTGCAGCGGGCACAGTCTCCGCACGGTCTATATTTTTTCTGGGTGATCTTGGCAAAGATTTGGTGGGACTAGGAGGTGGAGATACTGATGGGATATGATCTGCATCCCTTTGTCCTGGATCATTTCGTATGGTAGTAGTAGTCTCGGTTCTTCTCACCAAATCGCTGATCTGGGTGAATCTCGGCCGACGCTGGGGTTCCCCACCACACTCACTAGGTCTCACGACATGGCTAAATTTGCGGTTTGTTTGAATGAAACGATCGTTGATATCCAAACCTTCAGGGTTTTTGTGGGTTTCGGAAATGGTTTCATTGATTTCCACGTCAAGGATTACGGGGGGAGTCTTCTGGAGACGCCGGTTGCTGATTGGACTCTCGCTGATGAGGATGGATGAGTCGTCCTGGGAGGATACCCCCTCCTCCTCATCCTCCTCTTCGGTGGTGGCACAACTGCAGCTGGCAGCTCTTTTACGCTTACCCTTGCAGCAGGGTTTATGGCATCCGCTGGTCAGTCGATTTTCCTTGTCCTCCACCAAGGGCGTTTGTGTGCCTGCCGTCGCACGTCCCTCCGAATTCAGATTCATTCCGTTTGTGGCTCTCAACTCCACACTGGTTTTTCCCGATCTTTTCAAGGCCTGCTTGcggcattttttgattttctcgATTCTCTCCTGTTTCTGCTGATCGATGCGCTGGTTTTCCTCCCTTGCGGCACGGTGGGCGGCGCCCACCTGGAAAATGGCCGAGCGGTAGTCCTGGTGTTTTTTGACCAAAACATGCTCACGCCACGCATTTAGTTCCTTTTGCTTGACCTGCTCTAGTTTGTCGATTTGACGCTTTTTCTCAGCGGCCACCTCCTCGCGGATGTGGCGTGCCAGGTGGTTGGACTTCTCACGCACCTGATGGGAAATTGGGTCGCGGTCAGTCTTGTAATTACTGCGCAATGGGCTCCGAAATTGAAGGTCTTACCTGCTGCAAACGGGTTATGCGACGCTGACTCTCGAGATCTTTGCGCACCCGCTCCGGATCGTCCAGTCGGCTGACGGGCCTCCTCAAGTTGGCCCCGAACTTTCCATTTACGGTTACCTGCAGAGCCATCTGCTCTGTCAATATCCAGAATAAATTCGTACGAAAGGCAGCATTTACGCAGCAGTAGAAAGAAAAGCTAGTTTGAGCAGAAAATCAAACAAACAACGTCTTCAAAAATTCCTCCATAGCGTAGTTATCGAAATATCGGTTTTGGCACAAGCTGCAGTGTGACCGCAGACCAGTAAAAGATGCCTGTTCAGACAGAGGGTGTTTCTGCAGCAGAGTTTTTGTACTTGGCGTTATGACATTTCTTTGAAAAACCCAAAAGAGTAATACGGAGTACAATGTACAGTATCAGCTGCAAAACAGTGAAATAAATAGAAATGGCATAAAATACGAAAATCTGTAATATTAACATAAGAAATTATTTAACATTTGTAGTAGTTTGCATATAACaagttatatttttgtttttagagGGAACAATACAATTGATCCTTTCGTCCACGGTTTTCACTGCTTTTTACAACTTTTTCGCTTTCGCAATTTTAATTAGCTGTGCGCAGTGAGTATGCAAGATTATTTTAGGACccctataaaaaatatattttaattatcaaataaaaaaaattcgaCTTTATTTCGAAAGGATTTTGAGAATACTTCAAAAGTACCAAGGAAAAATATTACTCTTTTCTGTTTCTTACTGTTTACCTTTACGTTTAGGTTTAAAACTTATTTAGTAAAAGAAGTAAAGTTTTTTGCCGCAAAACGCTTTGGATCCGCCTGCACAGGGGTTAGCTGGGACAGATGAAGCGGTAGAGGTAATGGAGGCATCAGAAGCTTCCGTCGTCGTCGAGGTTCCTGTTGCGGCCACGGCAAATCCTACAATGCCGCACAGAAGGAAAAGGATGGCGAAGAACTTCATCTTGAGTACTCTGTTTCAACAGTGATAACTCTGTGAAAGAATTTCTCGATTTTATACTTTTCATTTTCGGTTTATCAAATATTGACACAAGTGCTTGGATGCTGTTTTCGTACCAAATCTCAAGAAAAGAAACATTTGGGCAAGCACTGAAAGTTTGTTTGAATGGTGCTGAATAGTGGAAAACCTTTTTTCATTTGTTTGACTACAAATACGCGTGTGACTTATAAGCGTGTAGCAGTTTTTAGCATTATCCCTACAATTTTACCGCAATGGCACGTGGATTCTAACGGGATcgaaataaaagaaattacagacagaaaaaaattaattaaattttatttaattagataataatttattttaagagCTTAAAATTTTGCTTGCAAACTTGAGAACGCATAAACGGTTTTATTTTGCGAAACATTCTGCGCTTTGGAACTAGTTCCGCCGCCTGTTTGGTTCGCCGCGGAACCAGCGACAGCACTTAAAAGAACACTTaggaaaaacaataaaaatatttcgcAAAAATCATGGCGAGCGCTGGAAACGCCGTCTGAAAGCCAATCCTTTGGACCGGTTGCCTAGGAGCCACAACAGCCCGCCCATGATGACGACCGACTTCGGGGGCAGCCAGTTCGTGTCCAGCAATCCAAATGCCAGCTGCAGTGCTTCCCGCTGGCTGACGGAGGAGGTCTTCAAGCTGATTGACATTGTCCAACGCGACGAGGCCATCTACAATCCGCGCCACAAGTACTACTTTTGTCGCCCGTACGTGGAGAACTTCTGGCGCGAGGTGGACCTCAAGCTGGAAAAGAATCCAGGCGCCAGTCTGGCCAAGTGGACTAATCTGCGCATCTCATTCCGGCGCGAGTACACAAACTATCTGGAGGAGAAGGTGCCGCCCTGCTGGTCCTACTTTGACCGCATGTTCTTCCTGCATCCTTATCTGCGCAAGAAGCACCAGCAATCCAAGTCCCTGGACACCCAGGTGCAGGACGCCCTGGCACACCTCTCCAGCTTGTCCAATCGCATGCAGAGGGAGCGATCGGTGGCCATCCCGGCCAGCAGCAGCGGTGGTGTCCAGCCCACTCCCTCCGCTCACCAGTCGCCGCCGGCTCAGCAGCTGGACAACTATCTGGACTACTTTGACGAGGCGGAGCACAACAACTCCGAGCTGGAGGACATCATAGAGGAGGAGCAACAGCGCAACAGCCGCTATCACAGCCAGTTGGATAGCAATGACATAAAGTCGGAGTGCGAGGAGCCGGTTGATGAATTTATACAGGAGGCGCACGAGCCTGATGACGATGAGCCAGAGGAACAGGACCCGCATAAGATGGCGCCCACTTCTAGTTCTTCGTCGGCGGAGGCTCAGCGTCGTTATGCCAACCAGCAGCCGCACACCAGTCGAATGCACTTGGGTCGCTTGCAGATGCGTGCGTACCACGACGAGATGCGGGGAGCGATTCGACCGCGCTCCCAGGAGCTCCAGTCTTCAACGGCAGCTGTGCCCAGCGTGAACTTCGCTTCGCAGCCGGCTGCCCACCCAAACATTTCCTTTGTGCGTCCCACATTTAGTAAGCCCGCGGATCTGGTCAGCACCACTACTCATAGCGGCGGAGTAGGAGTTCCGGGAAATGCCGGTCTATCGGAAGTAGAGCTGCCCACACCTTCAACAGCAGCAGTGGCCACTCCGAATGCACCCAGCAGTAGCAACAGCTACCTGAGTCAACGTCACGGGCACAACCATGTGCATGGAGGACATCAACAGGTGCCGCCGTCGTCGCTTGCTTCCCGCATGGAAGTCAGTAACCCGCAAAGCGGATCCGTGTCCAACGGCGGTGTGGAGCTGTGCGACTGCAAGTCCGATCCGGATGCCATGTTTCTGATGAGCCTGCTGCCCGATATACAAAAGCTCAATGGGCGCGATCGCGGCAAGATCAAGATAGCCTTCCAGAACATACTGCAGGACTACCTTTATCCGGACTAGTTTTGATCTCTGTGTATACTTTCCGCTTTTAGCAACGGAACCCAGTTCCACTTTCGATCTTGTTTATTTCCTCTGTTAATATTCGTTGGTTAAATCCCTTAAAGCTTTGCTGTGTAAGAACAAAGTATCCTTAAAACGTTTTGAACACTATCAGATATGTTTATTAattgtataaatatttataaatatttaatgtgTAACACAAGAATAAATTCATTCGAAATTAGTCGATAGATATGGCTAGGTAACTGCGAGTATCACATGAGGATCGGATTGGATTGGATCCCATCCTCACTCGACGAGCCTTAGCTCACGGGCGATCTTCTTGATCTTGTTGTCTAGCGTCTTGTCCTCGTGCTCGCAGATGTAGTAGTGTCGCGAGGTGCACTCCTGTCCGTAGTACACATAGCTATGCTTGCCTGCATTGTAGCTCAGCCGCAGACAGCGACCCTTGCCCTCGATCTGAACCGTGTTGTTTAGCACATCCTCGGCGGTCCCCTCCTCCGCCGCGTGCTCTGAACTGTCCACCAGATTGGCGACCGTGGAGTTCTCACCTTTCTGGGTCATGGCAATCGATGTTAGATTCATGTTGGGATTCACTGGCTTAGCCGAGTTGGACCAGATCCAAAGGAGTCCCGGGTTCAGACCGCCCAGCCAGTAATCGCGACCCCTGTGGGCGGGTTGGTTTAGCAGATAGGCCATGATCTCCTCGTTCTCCGAGACCTTTTCGAACTCGGCCAGGTGCGAATTGAGACCCTTGCACGCGGAATTGGCCGTCTTCCAGTTCACCTGCTGCTGGCTGTTGATGTAGTAGCAGTTGTCGCTGATGCGAGTGAAGTTCGTGGGACAGGGATCCTTTACCTCCTTCTGATTGTTGCCGGCCATGAGGTAGTAGATCAACTGCTCTGAGCGCCGCACGCGACTTTCTAGATAGTCTGAAAGGGTTTAAGGttaatgttttgtttttttttcatatttgaGAAACATCTGATTTAACAACTTACCCACTCGATATACCAACTTCTCAATGGCTCCCAGCAGATAAAGATCATTCTCGGAAACAGCTCGAAAAGTGGTTGGTTGGCCACCTCCACCGCCTATAGGATGTTGCTGGAGGTGTTGCTGCGgcgcctgctgctgctgcagagGCACAGGACGCACATGCTGCTGGGGAGGATTGCCTCCACCACCTCCGGTACTGCCACCTATGCCAAAAAGTTGCTGCAAGAAACCAGGTTGCTGGCGTTGCTGCaactgctgttgctgctgctgcagttgttgctgctgcatctgctgatgttgctggtgCAACATCTGATTGGTCATGGGTCGAAATTGGGGATTCACAATGGGACTCTGGCTCTCCACAGGCTTTCGCAGATGGGGCTCTAGCTCCACCGCCTCGCCAATCCTCCTGGTTATGTAGATGTTGTTGCCGGGTCGCTTGTAGGCGGATGAGTGATAGTTGAGCGGACCATTCATGCCCATATCCCCACCCATATAGGGCAGGTCTTTGGACTTTCGCTGGCCACTGCTACTGCTACCTTGGCTATAAAATGCGTGGGTAAATTTACTTAATGTTATTTTCTATTGCTCCTTTGAACCCACCTCAAGACGTAATCTTCGAGAAACTGCGACCAGACGGGAGACTCTGCCTCCGCGAGTGATTCATTGGCGTATTTTTGCCCAGTTTCACCATCGCTGGCATTGCATAAGAGTCCCAGACCTAGAGTCAGGTAAACAAGGGCTGCAAGCCGGAGTTGTTGGCCAGCCGGCGGCATGATGACACGTAATGTTGACGGATGGGTATGGTTTGGTATATTGCCCCCGCCCCAAACGAAGCACTTGGCGATTCAAGACGCGCGCTATGCACACACTTTCGATTTCGTTGCGTTTTCCGTGCGGTTAAAGCCGCGTCCGCTTTTCTTAGACGTCCGTTCGCTTGCGTCGAGCTGAAAACCGCGACTGAAGTCGGCTGAGCTTGACTTTGGGCCTTCAGCCGGTCCAAGCTGGTCTCCGGTCTGCAGTCTCTCCGTACCGCTCACCACCAATGGCAATGGCCCAGACCTCAGatccattgttgttgctgccagCCAGCCGCCGAGAAATGCAAAATTTCACTTTCTCCTTCGGTTGGCTCTTGGCAAATGTAAGTCATTGGGCTTTTCATCGGCATCAGTGTATCTCTCGCAGCTTTTGTGGCCCGACCCAATGTTTGCACTCCATCAAATTGGCCCCAGACTTAGGTAATTGACGGGGCTTATGGGGCTGTCAATTGAAGCGAAAACTAATAGTCTTAAGAAATGGAGTTGGGCACGCCAAGTTCATATGGGTATGCTCTACTTTTTTGGAAGATATTTCCTGAATTTAACTTATTAATAAGGCGGTTTTAGCTTATTTTTGAGACATGAAACAAAGTTTAAGCTTGAAAAATAGATTATTATCTTATCATAAAAGAACCATTatgtgtaaatatttattcttcTGTGAGAATGCCTCACTAAAAAATACTGCAGTACATATTTTACTTACTGTTTTTATGGATTTGTCTTTTAAAATGTAGAACGTCCAAAACACGCTAAAAAGTAAAACTAAGCTAAATCCATAGTTTATTAGTTTTGttataataaaaaagttttctaAACTTGAAGTGACATTTTTCTTTTCCAGTTTATGTCCCACTCTCATAAGATAAACATATCTGCCAGCATTAATACCATAATGTAAATTATGTAAATAATGACTGGAGCTTTTTAATGTGCAATTTAACACACCACTTAAAGTTTTAATAACTATTTTATGGCACCACGTAGCGAGGGGGCGATCCCCCCGTTGGCCAGATGGGGGAATTAAAGATTAATTTATAAGAAAAGAAGACCGGGCGAGTCCATTTGGGCGAGAAAGCAGACCCCCGTGTCGAACTCGGCCTCAACTGGATTATTGATGGTCAAACAGTGAACTGCCCACATCTACTAGAGATCTCTCAAATTCACCCTGAAGATacaaatcaataaatattatttcagGTATTTCTGAACTTTCATTATTCATTGCTTTGACAATTAACGGATGCTATCGATGTTGCAATGAAGGCCTCGATTTGCGGATCGTGATCCATCGTCGATGAAGTGATGACGCACATCGAACTCGGTTATTTCGGTTCAGCATCCATGGAGTTTCCCAAAAATGCAAGAAATCATTGAAAAAACCGAAACCGACTTTGCATAACCGCCAAGTCCGTCTGAAACCCGAAAATTTCTGACAAATTTCTGCGGAGTTCGCTGACGGGCAAAGAAAATCAGTTTTATGCATCATTGAAAGCAAACATCaaacatataattttttttagcaaagtttttataaatttttttatactttttttgtgggtgttttttgtttgttgtgtAATTGTAAGATATAAATTCAAATTGAAGCAGGCTTCTTTCTTAAATTCTTAGATATTTCTCTGTCTCTTTCTCGGGCACTCTCCCTATCTTTTTCTCTCGTGTTACCTgacttcttaatatttttaaacattggctttaaaaatacaaaattcgtgtttttgggttttttttttacattctGCTACGTTTTACTTTTagataattttattttttataaaataatagaGTTTCCATTTGCTGTTATCCTTGGTTCTACACAATCTATGCTTGTTGTTGGTTGCTGTTGTTGAtctggttgttgttgttatttatttattatgaaATATATAGATTTATAAAGAATTGTATACACAATGGATGTTGTTCTTGGTATCTGAGGCTGCAGTTCTTGTCGCTAGCAAAATCAATCTGAGATATTCGTTTACAATTAGTAGAGTTCCTCGTCGTCTCCATCTTCCTCCGCTGCTGCTCGATGttgttgttttggttttggtatTGGTTTCTGGGACTATTGGCCATTTTAGTAGCCAGCCAACTCGGCGAATGTGGAGTCCATCTCGTCGGCCAGGGACTTGTACCTGTCCTTGTTGATGCCCAACTCGTCTGCGGAGTGTAAATTATGgtaaaaatattagaaaatgcTCAAAACTATGGGTTTAGCACACAGCAACATTTGAATCGAACACAGAACACTTAAACTTTACACTGTGCGAATTCTTTAGAGAAAAGATTCTATAGACTTGAGAATAAGGTGTTTCTtatatatgatatattgtAGGTTCCACTCTTATCTTGTTAAGTTTATAGATCCTTTATTGGGAGCCTCGGCTCTGATTAGTGACACGCTGTTCTGGCAAGCGGTTCTATTTTATGGGTTAGTCAGCGGTTCTGTGCGTGGGCTAGGGCGTTATCTAATGGGTGCTCTACGGGATCTAGCCATGATCTATCCAACCAATCGTTGCAGAAATCCTTGGCTTGTGCGGAAATGAGAGATTCACTCAACCAAGGCCCAGCGAAATCAGCTCGAAACGAATACCATTTAATGACTCGGGACGGGACTTAGACTTATACGGATGATCGACGAGAAGAAGAAGAGAGAGATACACATAGTT is from Drosophila suzukii chromosome 3, CBGP_Dsuzu_IsoJpt1.0, whole genome shotgun sequence and encodes:
- the ana1 gene encoding myosin-11, with translation MALQVTVNGKFGANLRRPVSRLDDPERVRKDLESQRRITRLQQVREKSNHLARHIREEVAAEKKRQIDKLEQVKQKELNAWREHVLVKKHQDYRSAIFQVGAAHRAAREENQRIDQQKQERIEKIKKCRKQALKRSGKTSVELRATNGMNLNSEGRATAGTQTPLVEDKENRLTSGCHKPCCKGKRKRAASCSCATTEEEDEEEGVSSQDDSSILISESPISNRRLQKTPPVILDVEINETISETHKNPEGLDINDRFIQTNRKFSHVVRPSECGGEPQRRPRFTQISDLVRRTETTTTIRNDPGQRDADHIPSVSPPPSPTKSLPRSPRKNIDRAETVPAAAPRKSPIKAAKGSPKKTTTASRKRPELKSNLAPAKVIDAGLKRTQKAKTPATLPKVTAIQEPAPEPSRNIQPIPEQNMPPMPNPTMTHCYPVPQPQPYMHPYSQQPMQPYAMPYSMPFPMQPPYQQPHPMFAPQQMMPKQPPVHVPAVTAPPSTATQSTVSTTTFVMSTRQDPKATQSGRVQFYDHGNKYHRTYDAPTQTVQCNEKDAGQLTAMDHARIENQLRELREQELDKLRKISNDRGQKALEREQVRRDCAELTEKLDALTQQQPQLLPSDANIIPSHRFADVAARREQKMNEAMEQMLLRPAIITCPEVRTKPIPSNSARSKSTAPAALNVGEPPVQMGRDNLGSTESCCSILLDYVDDQSKQLRSDLKAEQSNSLKSMRLRSLLERIEKIRIQLLEELKAGEAVGSRSDNAQEMIDNIRQERADILSERTKTLNERESDLQQKEAILEQRLRKFYKETKSKKSSEGDQAKPSSKDDGPLEIIIKVKSDGTVKQYVPRGKSKAKSKPATIENEKEVPLGSTESTPREEAEKQPEKVNGKRPLSQDHRQISIDSNSTAYRSLPPVSYKSFNPGVGSMPSPPTAPAAETLHPLVIQYINRLLGMTRHSIDEMGVSSSFVATPSTSIINSSRNVTPCVEAETERTDGTQDDETAINEQRIERVQTFIADNRSFINDLQDSIRCQQQLQKEQQSQDKEKSVRAFDQIWNKRLAKNLEDCQPNRKEQDQIRQMMQGQREKAPTQGDKVRQQRQATNDKVQQQRDQKGKNKSPGGISLSLPSDVVSGKSTSRFVAEKTKSQSTSEESSARNMERYAQLTENCTQRIAELTDLITKVREEKQRLVEVTLTSNSDGERQSTEYFELPTGQQQTRCRTMSDRSDSQTPSTSEALPLQKNKPTAASRDSGIADSRPITAQGQVNVDVEPISLNSSTQGNTARGRVKAPPATIRRYSPQLNAEDLAHELSTITEVETPGQSHIVAATPVPKPFPSFDQYARELQLDLAGLDADQSQRLQSEFNELIHSINQRTEGADYREFPSINAYLHNMTSTRIHLEIGQDATLSPGELMRQLRVVNDNIQDFPKRREYLQKLMAKQPADQRELIDSASIEQDSSDSFNVEQELRQRNILRNSFRRGNATDTTLTGQEVASSTRRESVAPVRNDPPNESGIDPLSGSNFSSDGERRAQCWHATMHQRQQQADELCSSTTTSSPERPSRKSRLRGGQERSYRSRDDSSVQDASQIGRSLNLREFLTRELLKHQVHNGETSESSDESLRGHFLKSVLHSLSPSSNTQTPGVGLSHATGATNDRQKTSTPVGSFLSIPEKSGSVHSNGTQLFSGESHISLVNYPDGTPPIPYEQKSKQSTNQTRQSSGQILSGVKTSHRKSPRK
- the LOC108011508 gene encoding uncharacterized protein, whose protein sequence is MKFFAILFLLCGIVGFAVAATGTSTTTEASDASITSTASSVPANPCAGGSKAFCGKKLYFFY
- the LOC108011531 gene encoding uncharacterized protein, with translation MMTTDFGGSQFVSSNPNASCSASRWLTEEVFKLIDIVQRDEAIYNPRHKYYFCRPYVENFWREVDLKLEKNPGASLAKWTNLRISFRREYTNYLEEKVPPCWSYFDRMFFLHPYLRKKHQQSKSLDTQVQDALAHLSSLSNRMQRERSVAIPASSSGGVQPTPSAHQSPPAQQLDNYLDYFDEAEHNNSELEDIIEEEQQRNSRYHSQLDSNDIKSECEEPVDEFIQEAHEPDDDEPEEQDPHKMAPTSSSSSAEAQRRYANQQPHTSRMHLGRLQMRAYHDEMRGAIRPRSQELQSSTAAVPSVNFASQPAAHPNISFVRPTFSKPADLVSTTTHSGGVGVPGNAGLSEVELPTPSTAAVATPNAPSSSNSYLSQRHGHNHVHGGHQQVPPSSLASRMEVSNPQSGSVSNGGVELCDCKSDPDAMFLMSLLPDIQKLNGRDRGKIKIAFQNILQDYLYPD
- the LOC108011532 gene encoding uncharacterized protein, coding for MPPAGQQLRLAALVYLTLGLGLLCNASDGETGQKYANESLAEAESPVWSQFLEDYVLSQGSSSSGQRKSKDLPYMGGDMGMNGPLNYHSSAYKRPGNNIYITRRIGEAVELEPHLRKPVESQSPIVNPQFRPMTNQMLHQQHQQMQQQQLQQQQQQLQQRQQPGFLQQLFGIGGSTGGGGGNPPQQHVRPVPLQQQQAPQQHLQQHPIGGGGGQPTTFRAVSENDLYLLGAIEKLVYRVDYLESRVRRSEQLIYYLMAGNNQKEVKDPCPTNFTRISDNCYYINSQQQVNWKTANSACKGLNSHLAEFEKVSENEEIMAYLLNQPAHRGRDYWLGGLNPGLLWIWSNSAKPVNPNMNLTSIAMTQKGENSTVANLVDSSEHAAEEGTAEDVLNNTVQIEGKGRCLRLSYNAGKHSYVYYGQECTSRHYYICEHEDKTLDNKIKKIARELRLVE